One Rossellomorea aquimaris DNA window includes the following coding sequences:
- a CDS encoding ABC transporter permease: protein MNTKKVVSNVVRYFVYALVILFFAWAIKNQYFDYMFSQSKTFLLLLKQHLQLVFVSSILALIVAVPAGILITRKQFRRAEWIVSNTVNFGQTIPSLAVLALMISILGIGFKTAIFALFIYSLLPIYRNTVAGIDSIDENLIDAARGMGMKPYQILFRIELPNAAYSILAGIRTAVVLNIGTAALAYVVGGGGLGVWIFTGIQLFDNGYLISGAIPVTILAILVDLLLRLVERIVVPKGTKQTLEM from the coding sequence GTGAATACAAAAAAGGTTGTCAGTAATGTTGTTCGGTATTTCGTATATGCACTGGTCATCCTTTTCTTTGCCTGGGCTATTAAAAATCAATACTTCGATTATATGTTCAGTCAATCAAAGACGTTTCTACTTTTATTGAAGCAGCATTTGCAGCTTGTTTTTGTTTCTTCCATATTAGCACTTATAGTCGCGGTACCAGCTGGAATCTTGATTACACGAAAGCAGTTCAGACGAGCAGAGTGGATCGTGTCTAATACAGTCAATTTTGGCCAAACGATACCGAGTTTAGCGGTTCTAGCACTTATGATCAGTATATTAGGAATCGGTTTTAAAACAGCCATTTTTGCACTGTTTATATATTCTCTTTTACCGATTTACCGAAATACAGTTGCAGGTATTGATTCAATAGACGAGAACCTCATTGATGCAGCCAGAGGGATGGGAATGAAACCTTATCAAATCCTTTTCCGCATTGAACTTCCGAATGCAGCATACTCAATCCTGGCTGGAATCCGAACAGCGGTCGTGCTGAACATCGGAACAGCTGCCCTTGCCTATGTCGTCGGTGGTGGGGGATTAGGAGTATGGATTTTTACAGGTATTCAATTGTTCGATAATGGATACTTAATCTCAGGGGCCATACCTGTTACAATTCTGGCGATACTGGTAGATTTACTACTGCGATTGGTGGAGAGAATCGTCGTTCCAAAAGGTACCAAACAAACATTAGAAATGTAA
- a CDS encoding glycine betaine ABC transporter substrate-binding protein, protein MKRNSKWIGILILTLMLSACSNVGIGGKQISVGGKNFTEQYLLSEMTAFLLKEEGFKVKQMNNLGSTVVRKALENEQVDMMWEYTGTALITYMGQEPMSDPEKTFQKVKGLDAKRDIHWMNMSNVNNTYALAMNQDQAKKLGIESISDLAEYVNNNPGELTMASDAEFANRPDGLPGVEELYGFKFGSGQIKQMDLGLTQRALNNRQVDVSVAFETDATIVDYDLVTLKDDKKFFPPYRAAVSINKNVYEKYPEIKDITAKLADKLNSDIMRELNYKVDIEGNSVSVVAHDWLVENELIKE, encoded by the coding sequence GTGAAACGGAATTCAAAGTGGATAGGGATCCTCATCCTGACTCTTATGCTAAGCGCCTGTTCAAACGTAGGAATAGGAGGCAAACAAATATCCGTTGGGGGGAAGAACTTTACGGAGCAATACCTTCTTTCTGAGATGACCGCCTTTTTATTAAAAGAAGAGGGTTTTAAAGTAAAACAAATGAACAACCTTGGAAGCACGGTTGTTCGTAAAGCATTGGAAAACGAGCAGGTGGATATGATGTGGGAGTACACTGGGACTGCACTCATTACATATATGGGGCAAGAACCGATGTCAGACCCTGAGAAAACTTTTCAAAAAGTGAAGGGGCTTGATGCAAAAAGGGACATTCATTGGATGAATATGTCCAATGTGAATAATACTTACGCGCTGGCTATGAATCAGGATCAGGCAAAGAAATTGGGTATTGAATCCATCAGTGATCTTGCTGAATATGTAAATAACAATCCTGGAGAATTAACAATGGCGTCTGACGCAGAATTTGCGAATCGTCCGGACGGTCTTCCTGGAGTAGAGGAGTTGTACGGTTTCAAATTCGGTTCCGGACAGATCAAACAGATGGATCTCGGTCTGACGCAAAGGGCACTGAATAACCGCCAAGTAGATGTTTCGGTTGCCTTTGAAACAGATGCAACGATTGTAGACTATGACTTGGTAACGTTGAAGGATGATAAGAAATTCTTCCCGCCGTACCGGGCAGCTGTCAGCATAAATAAAAACGTTTATGAAAAATATCCGGAAATCAAAGATATTACGGCGAAATTAGCCGATAAACTTAACAGTGATATTATGCGTGAACTGAATTACAAAGTGGATATCGAAGGGAATAGTGTATCCGTAGTGGCTCATGACTGGCTTGTTGAGAATGAGTTGATTAAAGAATAG
- a CDS encoding glycosyltransferase — protein MKPTVSIVIPFYNCSYVDQAIRSALNQSYSNIEVVVIDDGSTKEVERLTPFLNQITYLRKENGGTATAINEGIKRANGEYIAWLSSDDYFDYLKIERQLDYMLRRGAKASFHNYDVINQTNEVLLPFIGKRFTNAEEIYHTFLTINPVNGCSIMVHKDVFKDIGYFSTDLKFTQDYEMWNRMLINGYVIYYLDEVLLKYRSHPESGTSKHPDKLKKEVSIIKQHYHQKILHYLSENGSALKSIRF, from the coding sequence TTGAAACCTACTGTATCTATTGTTATACCTTTTTATAATTGTTCCTATGTCGATCAGGCGATTCGTAGTGCATTAAATCAATCTTATTCAAACATTGAAGTAGTTGTAATTGATGATGGATCAACGAAAGAAGTTGAGAGGCTAACACCCTTTTTAAATCAAATTACCTACTTAAGAAAAGAAAATGGTGGAACGGCAACGGCTATAAATGAAGGAATAAAGAGAGCGAATGGAGAATATATCGCTTGGTTGAGTTCAGATGACTATTTCGATTATCTGAAGATAGAGAGGCAATTGGATTATATGTTACGAAGGGGGGCTAAGGCAAGCTTCCACAATTATGATGTTATTAACCAGACTAATGAAGTGTTGCTCCCCTTCATTGGAAAGAGATTTACCAATGCAGAAGAAATCTATCATACCTTTTTGACTATCAATCCCGTCAATGGGTGTTCCATCATGGTTCATAAGGATGTGTTCAAAGATATAGGGTATTTCAGTACAGATCTTAAATTCACTCAAGATTATGAGATGTGGAACAGAATGTTAATCAATGGGTATGTCATATATTATTTAGATGAGGTGTTATTGAAATATAGATCACACCCTGAGTCGGGAACTAGTAAACATCCTGACAAATTGAAGAAGGAGGTATCCATTATTAAACAACATTATCATCAGAAGATACTTCATTATCTATCAGAAAATGGATCTGCATTGAAGAGCATCAGATTCTAA
- a CDS encoding sugar O-acetyltransferase yields MKTEKQKMLDGELYEPWDPQLMEERKQARYLTRMLNQTTEEDDEKRVAAIKRLFGSTGESIYLEPDFRCDYGYNIHVGNHFFANFNCVILDVCEVRFGENCMLAPGVHIYTATHPVNPVERNKGPEFGKPVKIGDNCWFGGGAIINPGVTIGDNVVIASGAVVTKDVPSNVVVGGNPARIIKEIDLEDKR; encoded by the coding sequence ATGAAAACTGAAAAACAGAAAATGCTCGACGGTGAACTCTACGAACCATGGGACCCGCAATTAATGGAAGAGAGAAAACAAGCCCGTTATTTAACTCGCATGCTTAATCAAACGACAGAAGAAGATGATGAGAAGAGAGTGGCTGCCATAAAAAGGTTGTTCGGATCTACTGGGGAAAGCATTTATTTAGAGCCTGACTTCAGATGTGATTATGGATATAACATTCACGTCGGCAATCATTTCTTTGCTAATTTTAACTGTGTGATTTTAGACGTGTGTGAAGTCCGCTTCGGAGAAAATTGTATGCTCGCACCTGGAGTACATATTTACACAGCGACCCATCCAGTGAATCCGGTTGAGCGAAACAAAGGACCGGAATTCGGAAAGCCTGTCAAAATCGGAGACAACTGCTGGTTCGGTGGAGGCGCAATCATTAATCCCGGAGTGACGATAGGTGATAATGTGGTAATTGCTTCAGGTGCAGTCGTGACAAAGGATGTCCCGTCTAATGTAGTGGTGGGTGGAAATCCTGCCCGTATCATCAAGGAGATTGACTTGGAAGATAAGAGATAG
- a CDS encoding glycosyltransferase, with the protein MKKIGILVMGVMITLSLIPVLSTPAESKQAECVSVASVKGKEDMRILWNDHVIYTRNYIISAVDGLGDQDVVLARLLQNQKDIGNAIKPYYGEEAGNKLADLLTEHIVLAGKIVDAAKNGKQAEVERLNKEWYRNADDIAGFLAQANPYWTENALKDLLYMHLQFVTDEAVTRIKKDWKGNIKSFDNGKAHILLLSDALSEGIVKQFPEKF; encoded by the coding sequence GTGAAAAAGATTGGAATTCTTGTGATGGGTGTGATGATAACACTTTCATTAATACCTGTACTCAGTACTCCAGCTGAATCTAAGCAGGCTGAATGTGTAAGTGTAGCCAGCGTGAAAGGAAAAGAAGACATGAGAATTTTATGGAACGATCATGTTATCTATACCAGAAACTATATTATTAGTGCTGTTGATGGATTAGGTGACCAGGATGTGGTGCTTGCACGATTGCTTCAAAATCAGAAAGACATCGGGAACGCAATCAAACCTTATTACGGTGAAGAGGCTGGTAATAAGCTGGCTGATTTATTGACTGAGCATATTGTATTGGCAGGCAAAATCGTTGATGCTGCTAAAAATGGAAAGCAAGCAGAGGTTGAGAGATTAAACAAAGAATGGTATCGAAATGCAGATGACATTGCAGGATTCTTAGCACAAGCAAATCCATACTGGACCGAAAATGCGCTAAAAGACCTGTTATATATGCACCTGCAATTCGTCACTGATGAAGCAGTCACACGAATCAAGAAAGACTGGAAAGGGAACATTAAAAGCTTTGATAATGGGAAGGCCCATATTCTTCTCCTTTCTGATGCCTTATCAGAAGGAATTGTCAAGCAGTTTCCGGAGAAGTTTTAA
- a CDS encoding N-acetylmuramoyl-L-alanine amidase, whose protein sequence is MKTILIDPGHGGTDPGAVYNGNEEKTFNLLTSLIVRDFLSKNYNVNILMTRTGDETLSLTERSNLANRTNPDFYLSIHHNAGGGTGFESYVYNGSVPSQTITYQRIIHDEVTSAIKSSYKVFDRGKKRANFHVLRETNMSSLLLEILFIDNPKDIALLNNATFRNTVGVAIAIGVAKALGLPAKIANEKELFKVIAGSFTKRENAEDRVNELKRKGMNSFIDIVVVLDKTYYRVQTGAFTKRVNAEKQVASLKKAGIEAFILVRVDDDNPKPPVPSPTDPPKPTQPPQQPGIQYSILGTSVLRAEQLDDFARTVNQYAPLLGRFYLFYGNLYGIRGDVAYAQAIHETNYFRFTGQVKPNQNNYAGIGTTGPGNDGASFKTPEEGVLAHIQHLYAYASTNPIPQGQSLVDPRFSLVTRGSAKNWTDLNGKWAVPGTTYGQSILSIFNRNIQNAIKTIDEQKIVLNDTLGKLK, encoded by the coding sequence TTGAAAACTATATTGATTGATCCTGGTCATGGAGGTACTGATCCAGGTGCTGTTTACAATGGGAATGAAGAGAAAACCTTCAATCTCTTAACATCCCTTATTGTAAGGGACTTTTTATCGAAAAATTACAATGTGAATATTTTGATGACGAGAACTGGAGATGAAACGCTATCTTTAACGGAAAGATCAAACCTCGCCAATCGTACTAATCCAGATTTCTACTTGTCCATCCATCACAATGCTGGAGGTGGAACCGGGTTTGAAAGCTATGTGTATAATGGCAGTGTTCCCTCCCAGACTATTACCTATCAAAGAATCATTCACGATGAAGTGACTTCAGCTATTAAGTCATCTTATAAAGTTTTTGATAGAGGGAAAAAGAGAGCGAATTTTCATGTGTTACGTGAAACGAACATGTCTTCACTCCTATTAGAGATTCTATTTATTGATAATCCAAAAGATATTGCGTTATTGAACAACGCTACATTTAGAAACACTGTAGGAGTGGCTATCGCAATAGGTGTTGCAAAGGCTTTAGGTTTACCTGCGAAAATAGCGAATGAGAAAGAACTATTCAAAGTGATTGCTGGTTCATTTACAAAGCGTGAAAATGCTGAAGATCGGGTAAATGAGTTGAAAAGAAAAGGTATGAATTCATTCATTGATATTGTGGTCGTCTTGGATAAAACCTATTACAGGGTCCAAACCGGTGCTTTTACAAAAAGAGTGAACGCGGAAAAACAAGTGGCCAGCCTAAAAAAAGCGGGTATTGAAGCATTTATTTTAGTAAGAGTCGACGATGATAACCCTAAGCCCCCTGTACCTTCTCCGACTGATCCGCCAAAACCGACACAGCCTCCTCAGCAACCGGGAATACAGTATTCGATCCTGGGTACATCTGTATTACGAGCTGAACAACTAGATGACTTTGCGAGAACGGTTAACCAGTATGCTCCACTTTTAGGCAGATTCTATCTCTTTTACGGGAATCTTTATGGAATCAGAGGAGACGTAGCTTACGCTCAAGCTATACATGAAACCAACTATTTCAGGTTCACGGGACAAGTCAAACCAAATCAAAACAACTATGCAGGGATTGGAACTACCGGTCCTGGTAATGACGGAGCATCATTTAAGACTCCTGAAGAAGGGGTTCTTGCTCATATTCAGCATTTGTACGCATATGCATCAACCAATCCAATTCCCCAAGGTCAATCACTCGTGGATCCCCGATTTTCATTAGTAACACGAGGGAGCGCAAAAAACTGGACAGACTTGAATGGAAAGTGGGCAGTTCCAGGGACTACCTATGGACAAAGTATCCTTTCTATTTTTAATAGAAACATCCAAAATGCGATAAAAACAATAGATGAACAAAAAATTGTGTTAAATGATACTCTTGGAAAATTGAAATGA
- a CDS encoding DUF3892 domain-containing protein yields the protein MEKKSFEQVYEEYKKQGEFQAKVEMAQELATGAEQIVAVRRNEDDDLIAFKTESGRELDYITALEEAKSGKLAHVDVIHRYGRDVLRSEPDGLKENNLSELPSF from the coding sequence ATGGAAAAGAAGAGTTTTGAACAGGTTTATGAAGAATACAAGAAGCAAGGTGAATTCCAGGCTAAAGTAGAAATGGCTCAGGAGCTTGCAACTGGCGCGGAACAGATTGTAGCCGTTCGCCGAAATGAGGATGACGATCTCATCGCTTTTAAAACCGAAAGTGGTAGAGAGCTGGATTATATCACTGCACTCGAAGAAGCAAAGTCAGGAAAACTGGCTCATGTTGATGTGATTCACCGGTATGGCCGAGATGTCCTTCGCAGTGAACCCGACGGATTAAAAGAGAATAATCTTAGTGAACTTCCTTCTTTTTAA
- a CDS encoding AAA family ATPase, whose amino-acid sequence MSLHSQPYIRKVSLHSENVPSFHSYPFHIPSIRSLTDLTFHPHVTFIVGENGMGKSTLLEAIAMAIGFNPEGGTLNFSFSTYDSYSNLDKYLKIVRGVDRPKDGFFLRAESFYNVATNIEEMDQQPSFGPRVIDSFGGKSLHEQSHGEAFFSTFMNRFRGKGIYILDEPEAALSPLRQLSMLSRIHELVNDDSQFIIATHSPILMAYPSSSLIELTEEGLLEATLEDTSHYKIMKQFFDDRERMIYHLLKEED is encoded by the coding sequence ATGTCATTACATTCACAGCCATATATTCGAAAAGTGTCACTTCATAGCGAAAACGTTCCTTCCTTTCATTCCTATCCTTTTCATATTCCAAGTATTCGGAGCCTGACAGACCTCACCTTTCACCCCCATGTTACATTTATTGTGGGGGAAAACGGAATGGGGAAATCAACTCTTCTTGAGGCCATTGCAATGGCCATTGGTTTTAATCCTGAAGGAGGTACGCTGAACTTTTCATTCTCCACGTATGATTCGTATTCGAATCTGGATAAGTACTTGAAAATAGTGAGGGGAGTGGATCGACCTAAGGATGGGTTTTTCTTGAGGGCAGAAAGCTTTTACAATGTTGCGACGAATATTGAGGAAATGGATCAGCAGCCCTCTTTTGGGCCCCGAGTGATTGATTCATTCGGAGGGAAATCGCTTCATGAGCAATCACACGGAGAAGCCTTTTTCTCAACCTTTATGAATCGTTTCCGAGGTAAAGGGATTTACATACTGGATGAGCCCGAAGCTGCACTATCCCCTTTAAGACAGTTATCCATGCTCTCTAGGATACATGAACTTGTGAATGATGATTCCCAGTTCATTATTGCCACTCATTCACCCATTCTGATGGCATACCCCTCTTCTTCCCTGATTGAATTAACAGAAGAAGGTTTATTGGAGGCCACATTGGAAGATACGAGCCATTATAAGATTATGAAACAATTTTTTGATGACCGGGAACGGATGATATATCATTTACTGAAAGAAGAAGACTGA
- a CDS encoding flavin monoamine oxidase family protein — translation MADQQSRDDPSKLNYPNDMLVIIRNGLKPAKSKKVIVVGAGMSGLVAASLLKKAGHDVTILEGNNRVGGRVYTVRKPFTPGNYMDLGAMRIPDNHKLVFEYIRKFNLPYQEFINSSPRDLLLVNNILTTREQYEKNPDILQYPLPESEKGRTASELFIEATKPFIDLYNNSTHDEQQKLIKRYSGYSMGQFLANNPFGKSLSLNAIRKINVILGIEGFPEFSFVDILKDIIFPIFRKQTKFYQIVGGNDYLPYGFVQELGSHILLNQKVTHIIQSDVGVSVRAVDPGDGLVRDYNADYVIVTIPFTVFQFIDVIPYDSISFKKWQAIREVTNVPSVKIGIEFRRRFWEDLNYGNIVSDLPTRFTYIPSHDKGSNKPGVMLASYSWGQNALLWNSKSKEVIIKEVLEDLSKIYGEQVYTEMLNYVVYNWSKNPFSAGCFTLYTPGQASDIGDYIKKPEGRIHFAGEHTSSFHGWIEGAIESGVRAANEVNSR, via the coding sequence ATGGCAGATCAACAATCAAGGGATGACCCTTCCAAATTGAATTATCCAAATGACATGCTGGTTATTATTCGAAATGGATTAAAGCCCGCAAAGTCCAAAAAAGTAATCGTCGTTGGAGCGGGGATGAGTGGTTTAGTCGCAGCTTCATTGTTGAAAAAGGCTGGGCATGACGTAACGATATTAGAAGGTAATAATCGGGTTGGGGGTAGGGTATATACTGTACGCAAGCCCTTCACCCCCGGTAACTATATGGACCTGGGAGCCATGAGGATCCCCGATAACCACAAGTTAGTGTTCGAGTATATCCGTAAATTCAACCTGCCCTATCAAGAATTCATCAATAGTTCACCAAGAGATTTACTATTAGTAAACAATATCCTAACAACACGGGAACAATACGAAAAAAATCCAGACATTCTACAGTATCCGTTACCAGAAAGTGAAAAGGGAAGAACGGCTTCGGAATTGTTTATTGAAGCGACCAAACCCTTTATTGATTTATATAATAACAGTACCCATGATGAACAGCAAAAATTAATTAAACGATACTCTGGTTATTCTATGGGACAATTTTTAGCAAACAACCCATTTGGTAAGTCATTATCCTTAAATGCAATACGAAAAATCAACGTCATTTTAGGGATAGAAGGATTCCCTGAGTTCTCATTCGTAGACATTTTAAAAGACATCATTTTTCCTATATTCAGGAAACAAACAAAATTTTATCAAATAGTAGGAGGAAACGATTACTTACCTTACGGATTTGTACAAGAGCTTGGGTCACACATTCTACTGAATCAAAAAGTGACCCACATTATTCAATCCGATGTCGGTGTAAGCGTTCGCGCAGTAGACCCCGGAGACGGATTGGTGAGGGATTACAATGCCGATTATGTCATCGTAACCATCCCTTTTACTGTCTTCCAGTTCATCGATGTCATACCTTACGATTCAATATCCTTTAAAAAGTGGCAGGCAATTCGGGAAGTAACGAATGTTCCTTCCGTGAAAATAGGAATCGAATTTCGTCGTCGTTTCTGGGAAGATTTGAATTACGGAAACATCGTGTCAGATCTTCCCACACGCTTTACGTATATACCGAGTCACGACAAGGGTAGTAACAAACCTGGGGTCATGTTAGCGAGTTACAGCTGGGGACAGAATGCACTCTTATGGAACAGCAAATCAAAAGAAGTAATCATTAAAGAGGTTTTAGAAGATCTCTCTAAAATCTATGGCGAACAGGTGTATACAGAAATGTTGAACTATGTAGTCTACAACTGGAGTAAAAACCCATTCTCCGCAGGATGTTTTACCCTTTATACCCCTGGGCAGGCAAGTGATATCGGCGATTATATTAAGAAACCCGAAGGCAGAATTCATTTTGCTGGAGAGCACACGTCCTCCTTTCATGGTTGGATCGAAGGGGCGATTGAGTCAGGGGTGAGGGCAGCCAATGAAGTGAATAGCAGATAA
- a CDS encoding DUF2975 domain-containing protein, whose product MKRGTTIFLKGAVVAIGAIVFILCVVWLPTMAKHSADLFPEFAYLKWPVLIGLYLTAVPFNLALYQAFKLLKCIEKKHAFSGKAIRALERIKLYALLITAIYVAGIVFLLIQNALHPGIAMVGIIISFASVTISIFAAVLQELLKNANELKSENDLTV is encoded by the coding sequence ATGAAACGAGGAACGACGATTTTTTTAAAAGGGGCAGTAGTGGCAATAGGAGCGATTGTATTCATCCTTTGTGTTGTCTGGTTGCCAACCATGGCAAAGCATTCGGCTGATCTATTCCCGGAATTCGCTTATTTGAAATGGCCGGTTCTAATAGGGTTATACTTAACAGCGGTTCCATTTAATTTAGCGCTGTATCAAGCTTTTAAGCTTTTAAAGTGTATTGAAAAGAAGCATGCTTTTTCAGGAAAAGCAATAAGGGCTCTTGAACGAATTAAACTGTATGCCTTACTGATTACTGCCATTTATGTGGCAGGTATAGTGTTTCTACTTATCCAAAATGCTCTTCATCCGGGTATTGCCATGGTTGGGATTATTATCAGCTTTGCGTCTGTCACCATTTCGATTTTCGCAGCGGTTCTTCAGGAATTGCTGAAGAATGCAAATGAACTAAAATCTGAAAATGATTTAACTGTATGA
- a CDS encoding stage II sporulation protein P: protein MSYKSRNNNSLFPLVFVSMKAIIRVVLIGIVLMYLTVWLISSTAIKLRVDSLLYSSMSELVPKETFLMMLSQEMTGLRATNEEALNSDFDWLESVTNVSLLDPRSLFGREIPGIENYHTHIAVAGKGTDITNLPNESPAPTEDQLKDQEIDQSQIDQANNNSGDGVQEIDEKSVYIYHSHSWEAFSPLIKNNDSKDPASTNEKVNVIAVGSKLKQELEARGIGAVQDKTDVNKALKDKSWTYFESYQLSRGLVQEAIAQNDDLTYLIDIHRDSQPRSITTKTINGKNYARLFFIVGKENKNFEKNLKIAKELNAKLEEKYPGISRGVFIKTRAEGNGVYNQDLTERAMLLEFGGVENNLVELYNSTEAFAEIFAEYYKKDAVEVNAQ from the coding sequence ATGTCGTATAAGTCTCGAAACAACAATAGCTTATTCCCACTAGTATTCGTCTCTATGAAAGCCATCATTCGGGTAGTATTGATCGGTATTGTACTCATGTATTTGACCGTATGGTTGATTTCGTCGACGGCTATTAAATTGAGGGTGGATAGTTTACTGTATTCATCGATGTCCGAACTCGTCCCAAAGGAAACGTTTCTTATGATGTTGTCACAGGAGATGACTGGACTGCGAGCTACCAATGAGGAAGCATTAAACAGTGATTTTGATTGGTTGGAAAGCGTCACAAACGTTTCACTCCTTGATCCACGTAGTTTATTTGGACGGGAAATCCCCGGGATCGAAAATTATCATACTCACATAGCCGTTGCAGGGAAAGGGACGGATATTACGAACCTCCCAAATGAATCACCGGCTCCAACAGAAGATCAGTTGAAAGATCAGGAAATTGATCAGAGCCAAATCGATCAGGCCAACAACAACTCAGGAGACGGTGTTCAAGAGATTGATGAAAAATCCGTTTACATCTATCATTCACACAGTTGGGAAGCATTCAGCCCGCTGATTAAGAATAACGATTCGAAAGATCCAGCCAGTACCAACGAGAAGGTCAACGTCATTGCTGTCGGATCCAAATTGAAGCAAGAGCTTGAAGCGCGCGGGATTGGAGCAGTTCAGGATAAGACAGATGTAAACAAAGCACTCAAAGACAAGTCATGGACATATTTTGAATCCTATCAGTTATCAAGGGGACTAGTACAGGAAGCAATCGCCCAAAACGATGACCTAACGTATCTAATCGATATCCATCGGGATTCTCAGCCACGGAGCATCACTACCAAAACCATTAACGGTAAAAACTATGCACGTTTATTTTTTATCGTAGGAAAAGAAAACAAAAACTTCGAAAAGAACCTTAAGATCGCAAAGGAATTAAATGCTAAACTGGAGGAAAAATATCCTGGCATCAGCAGGGGAGTTTTTATCAAAACAAGAGCAGAAGGTAACGGGGTCTATAATCAGGACCTAACCGAGAGAGCCATGTTACTTGAGTTTGGCGGAGTGGAAAATAACTTAGTGGAATTGTATAACTCTACAGAAGCCTTCGCCGAGATCTTTGCAGAATATTACAAGAAGGATGCTGTCGAGGTGAATGCTCAATAA
- a CDS encoding VTT domain-containing protein, which translates to MTYTLQHFMNEFIAVDSWSLIFISITINIFISILGFLPSVFLTAFNISAFGFWPGVGISILGESLGAIVSFYLYRKGIKFAGIDKVLSNKYFLKLKEASGAEWIFLLFLFRMVPFVPSSVVTVAAAFSSISIVVFSIISSVGKIPSLLIEAFVVVNVLDADKGTGILLAGSVVVGIFYLGYRWRRNIRR; encoded by the coding sequence ATGACTTACACACTGCAGCATTTCATGAACGAATTTATCGCCGTTGATAGTTGGTCTCTCATTTTTATCAGTATAACCATCAATATATTCATCAGTATTCTAGGCTTCCTGCCAAGTGTTTTCTTGACGGCCTTTAATATTTCCGCATTTGGGTTTTGGCCAGGAGTCGGAATTTCCATACTTGGTGAATCATTAGGGGCCATTGTTAGTTTTTATTTGTATCGAAAAGGAATAAAGTTTGCAGGTATTGATAAGGTTCTGTCTAACAAATATTTTCTCAAATTAAAAGAAGCGTCAGGAGCGGAATGGATCTTTCTTTTATTCTTATTTCGCATGGTTCCGTTTGTGCCTTCAAGTGTGGTAACCGTTGCCGCTGCCTTCAGCTCTATTTCTATTGTTGTCTTTTCTATTATCAGCTCTGTCGGGAAGATTCCTTCGTTGTTGATTGAGGCATTCGTGGTGGTGAATGTGCTGGATGCAGATAAGGGTACGGGTATTTTGTTGGCTGGTTCAGTGGTGGTGGGGATATTTTATTTGGGATATCGTTGGAGGAGGAACATTAGAAGATAA
- the fbpA gene encoding Fur-regulated basic protein FbpA — protein sequence MGKILQEAIHHRRNELINKLIVHNIFKKGNKQLFELTLLELEDEYNYLKKECHPHSDVGSIHWKNRGKSSS from the coding sequence ATGGGGAAAATTCTTCAGGAAGCGATTCACCATCGAAGAAACGAGTTAATAAACAAATTAATTGTCCACAACATATTCAAAAAAGGGAACAAGCAATTATTTGAATTGACGCTCCTGGAACTTGAGGATGAATACAATTATCTTAAAAAGGAATGCCATCCGCATAGCGATGTTGGCTCAATCCATTGGAAAAATCGTGGAAAATCAAGCAGTTAA